The following proteins are co-located in the Psilocybe cubensis strain MGC-MH-2018 chromosome 5, whole genome shotgun sequence genome:
- a CDS encoding ATP-dependent helicase upf1, whose protein sequence is MVQEASDLTSGEEYTTPPSPNLQDSANMAQFLVKQKLSSEHDTEICVTSCHELDVHENLPKFMKSVQENTIGLAAAYDQKCRVLRLALSSPTEALVVTLVAKHDRWNGMRKQAKHQACIEAKTSALQCLLNNPAIVKAALRMDKLAASIFLDHRMTIASAKDLLSAGDGPRHSLAALMSVLEGYVPIRKRTVIDMFIKDDSGANGVRETALQAWAAYYATTHPHMALRLEQMSSIDTSTIELHVMAPLAKLIRVADQVLSFKPSRVKHEIKHEQNLETGEILITSQRYKTKVSRTAANQNVEVTFEHGGKRTTSKTRTAEVHGRVAVLCAAEETKGSLVRVETVGRGGPSPAEIMKSDLLLRALHDPDFLISHPFVEALWFPRRKAKNVAKLKVKSEPLPPVDISYDGPLNDSQRAATEAILSRDQSKRVVLVHGPPGTGKTTVIAAAVTSVMASRDRNATVWLVAQSNVAVKNIAEKLASVDFFDFTILVSTGFHFDWHEHLYEKVERNVITSEDLPDDILQAEHMLPTSRVILCTLSMLSNRRLSPITSLVPLRTVIFDEASQIEIGDYLAMMLQFRSTLQKMVFIGDDKQLEPHLSQDIFGMESVFDKSHLRENALFLDTQYRMPLAIATCISENVYKGRLKSLDVNFDTSCCRFVDVASGTDNPQGSSRINKQEVAAILTLSKRFFHQKKSFRIITPYDAQRTLLENALKEAGLPWEDMCFNIDSFQGNEDDYILVSVVRTQRLGFLSDHRRVNVMLTRCKKGMVICTHRGFIEGPARPTLISKLVESLGDSAWVAEQELEAAQIFDKIHDT, encoded by the exons ATGGTACAAGAAGCATCCGATCTCACTTCAGGTGAGGAATATACCACTCCACCTTCTCCAAACCTTCAAGACAGCGCGAACATGGCTCAATTCCTCGTCAAGCAGAAGCTGTCCTCAGAACACGATACCGAAATTTGCGTCACCTCATGCCACGAGCTCGATGTGCACGAGAACCTACCAAAATTTATGAAGTCCGTACAGGAAAACACCATTGGTCTGGCTGCAGCATACGACCAAAAGTGCCGCGTGCTGCGCCTTGCGCTATCTTCCCCGACGGAGGCTCTCGTCGTCACACTCGTAGCGAAACACGACCGGTGGAATGGGATGCGGAAGCAGGCGAAGCACCAAGCGTGTATTGAGGCGAAGACTTCGGCTCTGCAGTGTCTCCTCAACAACCCAGCGATCGTCAAAGCGGCCTTGCGCATGGACAAACTCGCCGCGTCGATATTCCTCGACCATCGCATGACCATTGCAAGCGCGAAAGACCTCTTGTCTGCAGGGGATGGTCCAAGGCACTCTTTAGCTGCCCTCATGAGTGTGCTGGAGGGCTATGTTCCGATAAGGAAGAGGACTGTGATAGATATGTTTATCAAAGATGACTCTGGCGCGAACGGAGTTCGTGAAACCGCCCTGCAGGCTTGGGCAGCTTATTACGCCACCACGCATCCACATATGGCTCTTCGACTGGAACAAATGAGCTCTATCGATACTTCCACTATTGAACTGCAT GTCATGGCTCCCCTCGCCAAATTAATTCGAGTTGCAGATCAAGTACTCTCCTTCAAGCCTAGTCGAGTCAAGCACGAGATCAAACACGAACAAAACCTCGAAACAGGAGAAATTTTAATCACCTCACAAAGATACAAAACAAAAGTCTCCCGCACGGCCGCCAATCAA AATGTCGAAGTGACCTTTGAACATGGTGGCAAGAGGACGACCTCCAAAACTCGAACTGCTGAGGTACATGGGCGAGTAGCGGTTTTGTGTGCCGCAGAGGAGACGAAAGGGTCTCTTGTCCGGGTCGAAACTGTAGGAAGAGGCGGACCCAGTCCTGCAGAGATTATGAAATCAGATTTGCTGCTTCGTGCCTTGCACGATCCAGATTTCCTGATTTCTCATCCTTTCGTCGAAGCTCTATGGTTTCCTCGTCGAAAAGCCAAAAACGTGGCTAAACTCAAAGTCAAGTCTGAGCCATTACCCCCTGTGGATATCTCCTACGACGGTCCCTTGAACGATTCGCAGAGAGCTGCAACTGAGGCCATCCTTTCGCGGGACCAATCAAAACGCGTCGTTCTTGTGCATGGCCCGCCCGGTACAGGAAAAACCACTGTCATTGCGGCTGCTGTCACCAGTGTCATGGCCTCGCGCGATAGAAACGCTACGGTGTGGCTTGTTGCGCAGTCAAACGTTGCCGTGAAGAATATCGCAGAGAAACTGGCTTCCGTCGacttttttgattttacAATCTTAGTCTCTACAGGCTTTCACTTTGACTG GCACGAACACCTTTATGAGAAGGTCGAAAGGAATGTCATCACATCTGAAGACCTGCCAGACGATATCCTTCAAGCTGAACACATGCTCCCTACCTCCAGAGTCATTTTATGCACTCTATCTATGCTATCCAACCGGAGGCTGTCGCCGATCACTAGTCTGGTGCCACTTCGAACTGTCATTTTTGACGAAGCCAGTCAAATTGAAATTGGAGACTACCTAGCGATGATGCTCCAGTTTCGTTCCACTCTTCAGAAAATGGTCTTTATCGGAGACGACAAGCAAC TTGAACCACACTTGTCGCAGGACATCTTTGGCATGGAAAGTGTATTTGATAAATCTCATCTCCGTGAAAACGCGCTGTTTTTGGATACTCAAT ACCGTATGCCGCTGGCAATAGCAACTTGCATATCAGAAAATGTTTACAAGGGCCGGCTGAAATCTCTAGACGTCAATTTTGACACTTCTTGCTGTCGATTCGTTGACGTTGCCTCTGGAACAGACAATCCGCAGGGCTCTAGTCGGATA AATAAGCAAGAAGTTGCTGCCATTTTGACGCTGTCGAAACGGTTcttccaccaaaaaaaatcgTTCCGGATAATTACTCCATACGACGCTCAACGCACATTGTTGGAAAATGCGTTGAAGGAAGCCGGGTTACCTTGGGAAGACATGTGTTTCAACATCGACTCGTTTCAAG GCAACGAGGACGATTATATTCTTGTGTCCGTCGTGCGAACCCAACGGCTCGGCTTTTTGTCAGATCACAGGCGGGTTAATGTTATGTTGACGCGGTGCAAGAAGGGAATGGTTATATGTACCCATCGTGG
- a CDS encoding GATA zinc finger domain-containing protein 10 yields MAERELKKQEDKEKRNKHDIAAGEKHEDVARMNESLDMASRGAARSVLATTYLAVQDPSSSGDRTDNSDSKPSRSTSAMASAHQHHSRYSLPTVPQSSQSDFRLPSLKDLNFQYRSPSGTSQPPPPTELVPQQQDHPRHQTTSWGRSVQPTNPSAASVQSHPHQQQHTPPLSAGHEATPKVEYPSKHENGGYAHPGIPLSAQTQPAPASVNITNLRNEDIPHSPIQPTQATKRRNLTETIAARDSHYAPPVSYQQYAAPPVAYPAVPGPPPHNAQPAPPAPPPVSHEQMQHHSIPPSYTTYQQQQYMQPRPPVMHQQHPTHPHPTHSNPYPSPGPPPPAPPPQGPWSQQPQHAPPPPQHPSHQQPPPPQQQQQPPPPPQQQQQQHHVQQHPSHIPPHQQQQPPPITSNPSYGVSPHHLQHAPQPPPPQQQIQQHAPPQPPPPQPPHHYQPPPQQQQQQQQIPFARTTAIVPTNIDTRSSYPSSEPERAPPPPPLARPGDTMSERQHVPPPQPSQGELEDMLRLAQELVRLLEETKRANAPETDQSRMSAPEPMQESPDDPRPPKRPWEDISQDDVTQNEQSSFPEQQYASGGDVKPQTTAEQDMELIRTKRATTTAGTNGPPGQPKSKYRKRSRATPPGKCHSCNIRETPEWRRGPDGARTLCNACGLHYAKLMRKRDKNGANGEAPQIDMETLRASARAAEIDKPSRSKQAQSRSHPSEPASPAEVKQQTPQQHHQSTFQLMNMMAPTTEQSSSTMSSESSRAPPPPQSHNSMPPPSLPPQPPWSTSSTPRLYAAPEHLQHQSFIRGSQHSAPSR; encoded by the exons ATGGCAGAAAGAGAGTTGAAAAAACaagaagacaaagagaaaagaaataaGCACGACATTGCAGCTGGAGAAAAACATGAGGATGTGGCGAGGATGAACGAGTCGCTCGATATGGCG TCTCGTGGTGCAGCCAGGTCTGTGCTAGCCACGACGTATCTCGCCGTCCAAGATCCGTCGTCATCGGGAGATAGAACTGACAACTCAGATTCAAAACCAAG CCGATCCACCTCTGCTATGGCCTCTGCCCACCAGCATCACTCTAGATATTCTCTCCCCACCGTTCCCCAGAGTTCTCAGAGCGATTTTCGTCTTCCCTCTctcaaggacctcaactTCCAGTATCGCTCTCCAAGCGGCACCTCCCAACCGCCGCCCCCGACAGAGCTAGTACCCCAGCAACAGGACCACCCTAGGCATCAAACAACCTCATGGGGTCGTTCAGTACAACCTACAAACCCTTCTGCTGCTTCAGTTCAGTCCCATCcccaccagcagcagcatacTCCTCCCTTGTCTGCTGGCCATGAAGCAACTCCTAAAGTAGAGTATCCGTCAAAACACGAAAATGGCGGTTATGCCCACCCAGGCATTCCCCTCTCCGCACAGACCCAGCCGGCTCCTGCCTCGGTCAACATCACTAATCTACGCAACGAAGACATCCCCCATTCGCCTATTCAACCTACTCAAGCCACAAAACGACGGAATCTCACGGAAACGATCGCTGCTCGGGAT TCTCATTATGCACCACCCGTATCCTATCAGCAGTATGCAGCACCGCCCGTCGCGTATCCTGCTGTACCCGGTCCTCCGCCCCACAACGCCCAGCCAGCACCTCCAGCGCCGCCTCCAGTATCTCATGAACAGATGCAGCACCATTCGATACCTCCTTCCTATACTACataccagcaacagcagtaCATGCAACCTCGACCTCCGGTCAtgcaccaacagcatccaaCGCATCCTCACCCTACACATTCAAATCCCTATCCATCACCTGGCCCTCCACCTCCGGCGCCGCCTCCTCAAGGTCCATGGAGTCAGCAACCTCAACAcgctcctccccctcctcaaCATCCTTCACACCAACAACCTCCACCaccccagcagcagcagcaacctCCACCCCCAccgcagcaacagcagcagcaacaccaTGTACAGCAACACCCTTCTCATATTCCACcgcatcaacaacaacagcctcCTCCTATAACTTCTAATCCCTCTTACGGAGTATCTCCGCATCACCTACAACACgctcctcaacctcctccGCCCCAACAACAAATCCAGCAGCATGCCCCTCCTCAGCCACCACCGCCGCAGCCGCCCCATCATTATCAGCCACCacctcaacagcagcaacagcagcagcagatccCGTTTGCCCGGACAACTGCAATCGTACCAACTAACATTGACACCCGATCGTCATACCCTTCAAGCGAACCCGAAAGAGCTCCACCTCCGCCCCCTCTTGCTCGCCCGGGCGACACAATGTCGGAG AGGCAACATGTGCCTCCGCCCCAGCCTTCGCAGGGTGAATTAGAGGACATGCTCCGTCTCGCTCAGGAACTCGTTCGCTTATTGGAGGAAACGAAGCGTGCCAATGCTCCGGAGACTGATCAAAGTAGGATGAGTGCACCCGAACCAATGCAGGAATCTCCGGATGATCCCCGACCTCCTAAACGTCCATGGGAGGACATTTCACAGGATGATGTTACACAAAATGAACAAAGCTCCTTTCCCGAA caGCAATATGCCTCCGGAGGGGATGTCAAACCTCAAACAACGGCAGAGCAAGATATGGAGCTCATCCGAACAAAACGTGCTACTACAACGGCAGGGACAAATGGGCCTCCTGGGCAACCGAAAAGCAAGTATAGGAAGCGAAGT CGGGCAACACCTCCGGGCAAGTGCCATTCATGTAACATCAGAGAGACGCCTGAATGGCGGCGGGGTCCCGACGGGGCAAGAACACTTTGCAATGCTTGTGGGCTTC ATTACGCGAAGCTCATGCGCAAAAGAGACAAAAATGGGGCTAATGGTGAGGCACCGCAAATCGACATGGAAACGCTGCGTGCCTCAGCTCGCGCAGCTGAGATAGACAAACCCTCGCGGTCGAAACAAGCTCAATCGCGGTCGCACCCGTCCGAGCCTGCATCACCTGCGGAGGTCAAACAACAGACGCCACAACAGCATCACCAGAGCACGTTCCAACTCATGAACATGATGGCACCAACGACGGAACAGAGCTCGTCGACGATGAGCAGCGAATCTTCGCGggcgcctccgcctcctcagTCGCATAATAGCATGCCACCTCCTTCGCTGCCGCCTCAGCCGCCTTGGTCAACTTCGTCTACACCACGGTTATATGCAGCTCCTGAACATTTACAGCATCAGTCCTTTATAAGAGGATCTCAACATAGTGCCCCTTCGCGTTGA